One region of Pseudomonadota bacterium genomic DNA includes:
- a CDS encoding B12-binding domain-containing radical SAM protein produces the protein MSQLIPLRSQDSARSATRRNVLLLSPSYARDRNTQYFPIGLSYLASYIRQFGHRIVPLNMNNYGSDERYAALADLLEHELVDVIGLGGLTVAFNELDRLITFIRARSERPIVLGGGITSCESELVMRALRPDYMVVGEGELIFRRLLDALGNDAEIERVKGIWHWSEGEPAFTGEGEVVNRLDDLPEPDLELFGMQGYLDILSEHQFSYHETRINVGRSIPITASRSCPFRCTFCYHAGMGTYRRHSIRLVVDHIERCRNRFDTSYFMIYDELFSASKKRIHEFCDLLEERRLDITWYCQLRVDQLDQALLHRMREAGCIHISYGFESGSDEVLHSMKKKVTAEQIARAVEMTRRARIGIQANFLFGDPRETHQTLRDTLDFQQRNQMYFVDWSAVIPYPGTALYEHAEAKGLIRDRVQFMRDLCNISGFLWKSQVNMTGLSDQEYWKTYVRLRELNDENHRKRPAQIVAGRAAGRLRSQLELECPWCERRERILLPYPPDASHGKVNLGSAVGVLGLNIVCAECNRKVHLAANRIPHVAPIYQRFQQALDELARQGRKVVLLPAMDRYFGTFSQDVDLSGLRVEAVLDWREARVGQRFLYGQVARLDEEAVRAHADCVFVVLPWVEHEDALQLLVESGIRDEAVICWNRFFEEHVEQAQGEPPIPSRALTPCIAVGE, from the coding sequence ATGTCGCAACTGATTCCGCTTCGAAGTCAAGACTCTGCGCGTTCGGCTACACGCCGCAATGTCTTATTGCTTTCGCCAAGCTATGCGCGCGACCGCAATACCCAGTACTTTCCGATCGGGCTTTCGTACCTCGCCTCGTACATCCGGCAGTTTGGTCACCGGATCGTACCGCTCAACATGAACAACTACGGTTCAGATGAGCGTTACGCGGCGTTGGCCGACTTGCTCGAGCACGAGCTTGTCGACGTGATCGGGCTCGGTGGTCTCACGGTCGCTTTCAACGAGCTGGATCGGCTGATCACGTTCATCCGCGCTCGCAGCGAGCGACCGATCGTGCTTGGCGGTGGGATTACGTCCTGTGAGAGCGAGCTCGTGATGCGCGCCTTACGACCCGACTACATGGTCGTCGGCGAGGGCGAGCTGATATTCCGTCGCTTGCTCGACGCGCTCGGAAACGACGCGGAGATTGAACGGGTCAAGGGCATATGGCACTGGAGCGAAGGTGAGCCCGCGTTCACGGGGGAAGGTGAAGTGGTAAACCGGCTAGACGACCTCCCGGAGCCGGATCTGGAGTTGTTCGGCATGCAAGGCTACCTCGATATCCTTTCCGAGCATCAGTTCAGCTACCACGAAACACGCATCAATGTGGGCCGGAGCATCCCCATCACGGCGAGTCGATCGTGTCCTTTTCGCTGCACGTTCTGCTATCACGCAGGTATGGGCACATACCGCCGTCATTCTATACGCCTCGTTGTAGATCATATCGAGCGCTGTAGAAACCGGTTCGATACCAGCTATTTCATGATCTACGACGAGCTGTTTTCAGCCAGCAAGAAGCGGATCCACGAGTTTTGCGATCTGCTCGAGGAGCGCAGGCTGGATATCACGTGGTACTGCCAGCTACGGGTCGACCAGCTCGACCAGGCCCTGCTGCATCGCATGCGGGAGGCGGGCTGCATTCATATATCCTACGGATTCGAAAGCGGCAGCGACGAAGTGCTGCACAGCATGAAGAAGAAGGTCACTGCGGAGCAAATCGCGCGTGCCGTCGAGATGACCCGAAGGGCCCGGATCGGAATTCAAGCGAACTTTCTCTTCGGCGACCCCCGGGAAACCCATCAGACGCTGCGGGATACGTTGGATTTTCAGCAACGAAATCAGATGTACTTCGTCGACTGGTCCGCCGTGATCCCTTACCCGGGTACGGCGCTGTACGAGCATGCCGAAGCGAAGGGATTGATACGGGATCGCGTGCAGTTCATGCGCGATCTATGCAATATCTCTGGATTCCTGTGGAAGAGTCAGGTCAACATGACGGGCTTGTCTGACCAGGAGTACTGGAAGACCTACGTCAGGCTGCGTGAGCTCAACGACGAGAACCACCGCAAGCGACCCGCGCAGATCGTGGCAGGAAGGGCCGCCGGCCGCCTGCGTTCACAGCTGGAGCTCGAGTGCCCGTGGTGCGAGCGACGCGAGAGGATCCTGCTGCCCTATCCACCGGACGCATCGCACGGCAAGGTCAACCTGGGCAGCGCAGTGGGCGTTCTTGGGCTCAATATCGTGTGCGCGGAGTGCAACCGGAAGGTGCACTTGGCTGCGAACCGGATTCCTCATGTGGCCCCGATCTATCAGCGTTTTCAGCAGGCGCTTGACGAGCTTGCCAGGCAGGGGCGCAAGGTGGTGCTTTTGCCTGCCATGGATCGCTACTTCGGGACGTTCTCTCAGGATGTGGATCTGAGCGGACTGCGCGTGGAGGCTGTGCTCGACTGGCGTGAAGCTCGCGTTGGCCAACGTTTCCTGTACGGACAGGTGGCACGGCTCGACGAAGAAGCCGTGCGAGCTCATGCCGATTGCGTTTTCGTGGTGCTTCCGTGGGTCGAGCACGAGGACGCGCTGCAGCTGCTGGTCGAGAGCGGAATCCGCGACGAGGCTGTGATCTGCTGGAACCGGTTTTTCGAGGAGCATGTGGAGCAGGCGCAGGGCGAGCCGCCCATCCCGTCACGCGCGCTCACGCCCTGCATTGCTGTAGGCGAGTAG